The genomic interval tccagtgagacagacaaggaaaagacttgcaaaaatacaataatgaaaaaaGTTCCACTGTTCCCACTATAGAGTTTATTTGgagaaatagttatttttcatataaaaatcatGGGTTATTAACATTATTCTAAATAAgttagttaaaaaatttttaaactgttattactttggccacttgatgcgaagagctgactcatttgaaaagaccctgatgctgggaaagattgaaggcaggaggagaaggggacgacagaggatgagatggttgaatggcatcaccgactcgatggacaggggtttgggtggactctgggagttggttatggacagggaggcatggtgtgctgcggctcacggggtcgcaaagagtcggacatgactgagcgactgaaccgaactgaaactGTTATTTCTACTATGGAAAATATCGATAGAAGTAACCACATAAAATTATCCTTGGGGTCCTCACTAATTTGTAGGACTGTATAAATATCCTGACCAAAATGTTCTGAAAATCTCTGACTACACAGTCGCTGGGCCAGGACTCGGGGACAGTGTGACTGCAGAGTTCTCGGTGCAGGAGAGGAGGGATCAGGGCAAAGTCCCAGGTACCGGATCTGGTTCTCAGCGTCTCAGAGTCTAGGGCCTTGTTTGGGGCGGGGACTGTGTTGGGGATCCCTAGTCTCCTCGAGTTTCACTTTCTCTTCGCAAACTGTGTTGTGCCTTTCTGGCCGGACACTCGTGTCGCGGCCCTAGTTCTCACTCCCATTGGGTGTCTGGTTTCTAGAAGCCAATCAGCGGCCCAGCGGTTCCAGGTTATAGTCTCCAACTGTACCCACCCCGCCTCCGCCGGGACTCGGTTTCTCCCCAGACCCGGAGGACACGGGTCATGGAGCCGCGTaccctcctcctgctgctctcgGGGGTCCTGGTCCTGACCGAGACCTGGGCCGGTGAGTGCGGAGTCGGGAGGGAACGGCCTCTGCGGGAAGGGGCGAGGGGACTGCCCAGGGATGAGGGGAGAGGGGGGCAGGACCCCCAGGGAAGGAGCCACGCCGCCGCCCTCGCCCAGGCCCGTCCTCTCCCACCTGCTCCCGTCCTGTCCCTCCCCTGCTTCCCGCCCCCTTTTCTCTCCCCCAACAAGTCCCGGTCCTTCTCCGACCTTTCCGGTCACACGTGCCCCTAGCCCCCTCTCCACTCCCGGCCCCGTAACCTCTGACCCGGGACCCGCGCCAGGAGGAACGTCGGGCCGGATctcacccctccccgcccccaggctcCCACTCCCTGAGATATTTCTGCACCTGCGTGTCCCGGCCCGGCCGCGGGGAGCCGCGTTTCTTTGCCGTCGGCTACGTGGACGACACGCAGGTCGCGCGGTTCGACAGCGACGCCCCGAATCCGAGAATGGAGCCGCGGGCGCCGTGGATGGAGCAGGAGGGGCCGGAATATTGGGAAGAGATGACACGAGAAGCCAAGGAAGCTCAACAGATGCTCAGTTCGGACTTGAACACCCTGCCCGGCCACTACAACCAGAGCGAGGCCGGTGAGCGACGCGGGTCTGGGTCCAGGTCACGACCCCCATCCCCAGGGACCGCCCGGGATCGCCCCGAGGCTCCGGGTCCGCGGGTCACCCCGACATTGCGGGACCCTCACCGCCCCCCTTAGGAGGAGCcggggggcggggatgggggcgGGGACTTGACCcggtttctttttcagtttgggtTTAATCTCCGCGGATGGTCGGGGCGGGTCAGGGTCTCACACCCTCCAGCTTTTGTTTGGCTGCGACGTGGGCCCGGACGGGCGCCTGCTCCGCGGGTTCTGGAAGTCCGCCTACGACGGTGGGGATTGCCTCGCCCTGAACGAAGATATGCGCTCGTGGACCGTGGGAGACACAGTGGCTCCTATCATCAGGCGCAAGTGGGAAACCTCCAGTGAGACAGGGTTCGAACGGAACTATGTAGCGGTCAAGTGCGTGCAGTGGCTCCTCAGACacctggagacaggaaaggacACGCTGCTGCGCGCAGGTATGAGGGGCACCGGGCCTCCCTGATCTCCTCTCAGGCTGGAGCCGGCTTTCCACGAGGAGAGGAAAATGGCCTCCTTCTGGAAACACCGCCCCAACTTCTTGTCTGGAAAGGGGGAATCCCCCCAGGTTTTCATATTCTGTAGAAGACAGTGACACACCAGTGGCCCCATTTCTCTGAAGGACAGTTAAAGCAGTCAGTGTTTTTGGAGAAGCAGAAACCCATCCCTGAAATAACTGGTCAGCGGTCCCCTTAGACCCTGACTGCCATCTTGTGAACCATGAGTTTCTCTCTCAAGGCCTGTTCTCACCCTGAGACCATCTTAGGAGGCCAGACTCCAGCTTCTCTGAGACATTCAGCCTCCACCCAAATCAGGACCATTACTCTGTCATTTCCCCTTCCATGGAGTCTCCTACCTTGGCACTCACCCTGACTCCAGAACTTTCCAAGAACTAGTTTTTCCCAAATCCCGGAGTCCAGGCTGGTGTCTGGCGTTTGTGCTGCATCTTTTCAAACCCATTATCTCCTCCATTCTCAGCATGGTTACGGGGTTCTGCTTCAGTGGCCCATGGAATGTGAATTTTCTGATTCTTCCTCTTCAGACCCTCCAAAGACACATGTGACCCATCACCCCATCTCTGACCATGAGGTCACCCTGaggtgctgggccctgggcttcTACCCTGAGGAGATCTCACTGACCTGGCAGCGTGATGGGGAGGACCAGACTCAGGACATGGAGCTTGTGGAGACCAGGCCTTCAGGGGATGGAACCTTCCAGAAGTGGGCGGCTCTGGTGGTGCCTTCTGGAGAGGAGCAGAGATACACATGCCATGTGCAGCACGAGGGGCTTCAGGATCCCCTCACCCTGAGATGGGGTAAGGAGGGGGTCAGAATGGAGCTTCTTCTCAGATAAGGCAGGAGCCCTTCTGGACACGTTTAGCAAGGTCAGGACTGAAGCCTGAAGTCTGGgccccttccctttcttccacagAACCTCCTCAGCCCTCCATCCCCATCATTGTTGGCCTGGTTCTCCTCATGGTCACTGGAGCTGTGGTGACTGGAGCTGTGATTTGGAGGAAAAAGCACTCAGgtagggaaaggagggagggatttGAGTTTTCTTCTCTCATTGGGAAGGTTTCTGGCCCAGGTGGGAGTTTGCCTGCCTCGTTACTGGAAAGTAccctccacacacatatggaatctGAGCTGATGCTAAGACTAACCCTTTTGTAGAatacatgtgaaaatgaaagacacatttttcatcttCATAATTCCAGTTGGGGGCCTGTTTCTCAGCATTTGAAGGTCAGGAGGGAATGTCCCTGCTGAGGTCAGACCTCCAGGAGGGCAGCTAGTCCAGTCCCCCCATGTCTCCTTCCTTCATGTTCCTGAGACTGTCCTGGATTTTTAGTCACAGTTCTGAAAACTTCTTTGTCCTCCAGGACTAGGGAGTTCCTCTAGGGTCTCATGACTCAGTTTGTTCCATGGTCTTTCACATGATACTTTTTTCTCACAGGTGAAAATGGAGGGGGCTACACCCAGACTGCAAGTAAGTACAGAGGGAGTGTGAATCCTGAGACCCTTGTGAGGGTGCAGACAGGAGGCCATGGGGGACTCACCCTCCTCAAAGTGCCTTCTCCAGTTTGGCTCCTGGGGGTTCTGACCACGTCCTGGTTTTGTTCCCCCCCAGGCAAGGACAGTGACCAGGGCTCTGATGTGTCTCTCACGGTTCCTAAAGGTGAGACCCTGGGGCGTCTAGATTGGGAGAGGGGTTGAGGCAGAGGGGACACACTGGGTGGCGGGGGTCTCTGAGTGGGACATG from Bos indicus isolate NIAB-ARS_2022 breed Sahiwal x Tharparkar chromosome 23, NIAB-ARS_B.indTharparkar_mat_pri_1.0, whole genome shotgun sequence carries:
- the LOC139178992 gene encoding BOLA class I histocompatibility antigen, alpha chain BL3-7-like, encoding MEPRTLLLLLSGVLVLTETWAGSHSLRYFCTCVSRPGRGEPRFFAVGYVDDTQVARFDSDAPNPRMEPRAPWMEQEGPEYWEEMTREAKEAQQMLSSDLNTLPGHYNQSEAGSHTLQLLFGCDVGPDGRLLRGFWKSAYDGGDCLALNEDMRSWTVGDTVAPIIRRKWETSSETGFERNYVAVKCVQWLLRHLETGKDTLLRADPPKTHVTHHPISDHEVTLRCWALGFYPEEISLTWQRDGEDQTQDMELVETRPSGDGTFQKWAALVVPSGEEQRYTCHVQHEGLQDPLTLRWEPPQPSIPIIVGLVLLMVTGAVVTGAVIWRKKHSGENGGGYTQTASKDSDQGSDVSLTVPKV